The following coding sequences lie in one Babylonia areolata isolate BAREFJ2019XMU chromosome 7, ASM4173473v1, whole genome shotgun sequence genomic window:
- the LOC143283944 gene encoding leucine-rich repeat-containing protein 51-like isoform X2 has protein sequence MFLLKCGHLTALEKVLALALEKAREEKEKPKPLPVPKPVLYGENEIDIPVDFSFLQLASLTDAEKENPRFPEVESPREDDTKLSFVGRSLRLNNNELKEVSTLPAFVETFFQDPKNLGWIDLSFNALTVIDKALVEFKQLHILYLHGNKIKDLKEVDKLASLPKLRKLTLHGNPMEEQPNFKMYVTSTLPQLTNVSFSAVTKCEANASVSWKRMFNPDKTKKKKKAKDDDD, from the exons ATGTTTTTGCTTAAATGTGGACACCTTACTGCTCTGGAAAAAGTTTTagc CCTTGCGTTAGAGAAAGccagggaggaaaaagaaaaaccaaagccGCTACCTGTACCAAAGCCTGTTTTATACGGTGAAAATGAAATTGACATTCCTGTAGACTTCTCATTCCTTCAATTAGCCTCCCTCACAG aTGCAGAAAAAGAGAACCCGCGGTTCCCCGAGGTGGAATCCCCTAGGGAAGATGACACAAAGTTATCGTTTGTGGGGCGGTCTCTGCGCCTGAACAACAATGAACTGAAGGAAGTATCCACCCTGCCCGCATTTGTGGAGACGTTCTTTCAAGACCCCAAGAACCTGGGCTGGATCGACCTTTCCTTCAATGCTCTCACCGTCATTGACAAA GCCCTTGTGGAGTTCAAACAGCTGCACATCCTGTACCTGCATGGGAACAAGATCAAGGACCTGAAGGAGGTGGACAAACTGGCCAGCCTCCCCAAGTTGCGCAAGCTGACGCTGCATGGCAACCCCATGGAGGAACAGCCG aACTTCAAAATGTATGTGACCTCGACCTTACCTCAGTTAACCAACGTTAGCTTCAGTGCTGTTACCAAGTGTGAAGCAAATGCCTCCGTTTCATGGAAAAGGATGTTCAACCCAGacaaaactaagaagaagaagaaggccaaggatgatgatgattaa
- the LOC143283944 gene encoding leucine-rich repeat-containing protein 51-like isoform X3, which yields MADHSLALEKAREEKEKPKPLPVPKPVLYGENEIDIPVDFSFLQLASLTDAEKENPRFPEVESPREDDTKLSFVGRSLRLNNNELKEVSTLPAFVETFFQDPKNLGWIDLSFNALTVIDKALVEFKQLHILYLHGNKIKDLKEVDKLASLPKLRKLTLHGNPMEEQPNFKMYVTSTLPQLTNVSFSAVTKCEANASVSWKRMFNPDKTKKKKKAKDDDD from the exons ATGGCAGATCACAg CCTTGCGTTAGAGAAAGccagggaggaaaaagaaaaaccaaagccGCTACCTGTACCAAAGCCTGTTTTATACGGTGAAAATGAAATTGACATTCCTGTAGACTTCTCATTCCTTCAATTAGCCTCCCTCACAG aTGCAGAAAAAGAGAACCCGCGGTTCCCCGAGGTGGAATCCCCTAGGGAAGATGACACAAAGTTATCGTTTGTGGGGCGGTCTCTGCGCCTGAACAACAATGAACTGAAGGAAGTATCCACCCTGCCCGCATTTGTGGAGACGTTCTTTCAAGACCCCAAGAACCTGGGCTGGATCGACCTTTCCTTCAATGCTCTCACCGTCATTGACAAA GCCCTTGTGGAGTTCAAACAGCTGCACATCCTGTACCTGCATGGGAACAAGATCAAGGACCTGAAGGAGGTGGACAAACTGGCCAGCCTCCCCAAGTTGCGCAAGCTGACGCTGCATGGCAACCCCATGGAGGAACAGCCG aACTTCAAAATGTATGTGACCTCGACCTTACCTCAGTTAACCAACGTTAGCTTCAGTGCTGTTACCAAGTGTGAAGCAAATGCCTCCGTTTCATGGAAAAGGATGTTCAACCCAGacaaaactaagaagaagaagaaggccaaggatgatgatgattaa
- the LOC143283944 gene encoding leucine-rich repeat-containing protein 51-like isoform X1 — MLFMCVDILETKCSDVGFFSLALEKAREEKEKPKPLPVPKPVLYGENEIDIPVDFSFLQLASLTDAEKENPRFPEVESPREDDTKLSFVGRSLRLNNNELKEVSTLPAFVETFFQDPKNLGWIDLSFNALTVIDKALVEFKQLHILYLHGNKIKDLKEVDKLASLPKLRKLTLHGNPMEEQPNFKMYVTSTLPQLTNVSFSAVTKCEANASVSWKRMFNPDKTKKKKKAKDDDD; from the exons ATGCTGTTCATGTGTGTTGACATTCTTGAAACCAAATGCAGTGATGTTGGTTTTTTCAGCCTTGCGTTAGAGAAAGccagggaggaaaaagaaaaaccaaagccGCTACCTGTACCAAAGCCTGTTTTATACGGTGAAAATGAAATTGACATTCCTGTAGACTTCTCATTCCTTCAATTAGCCTCCCTCACAG aTGCAGAAAAAGAGAACCCGCGGTTCCCCGAGGTGGAATCCCCTAGGGAAGATGACACAAAGTTATCGTTTGTGGGGCGGTCTCTGCGCCTGAACAACAATGAACTGAAGGAAGTATCCACCCTGCCCGCATTTGTGGAGACGTTCTTTCAAGACCCCAAGAACCTGGGCTGGATCGACCTTTCCTTCAATGCTCTCACCGTCATTGACAAA GCCCTTGTGGAGTTCAAACAGCTGCACATCCTGTACCTGCATGGGAACAAGATCAAGGACCTGAAGGAGGTGGACAAACTGGCCAGCCTCCCCAAGTTGCGCAAGCTGACGCTGCATGGCAACCCCATGGAGGAACAGCCG aACTTCAAAATGTATGTGACCTCGACCTTACCTCAGTTAACCAACGTTAGCTTCAGTGCTGTTACCAAGTGTGAAGCAAATGCCTCCGTTTCATGGAAAAGGATGTTCAACCCAGacaaaactaagaagaagaagaaggccaaggatgatgatgattaa